From the Nostoc sp. PCC 7107 genome, the window AGACAAACAATCATCTCTCGCGCTGGCGAACAGTTAATGATTGGGCAATATTTGGAAAAGCGAATTGACTAAACCGTAGAAAATAATAGGGAATAGATAATAAATATCTATTCCCTGTCAATATGTTTTGTTTTAAAAACTAGGTGAAAGCGATACTATCTGAACTGTATTAACCTACAATTTGCCACCAACCAAAAGCAGGGCCGATAAAACGAATAGTTACCCAAGCGACAACCATACCGCCAATACCAATCCAGGCTCCGCGAGTAGTCCAAGCCACAAATAATTCAGATTGGCGTTTGGTGATGGGAACCCAAGATAATATGCGCTCATCTTGACCGTAT encodes:
- a CDS encoding DUF2839 domain-containing protein, translated to MGEAKRRKETLGEKYGQDERILSWVPITKRQSELFVAWTTRGAWIGIGGMVVAWVTIRFIGPAFGWWQIVG